CTCTCACTgcttttttcaaaatattacatagattTTCGCCGGGGCATCTGTACACATTCGATGTTGAGGTTGAAACAGAGGAGGTCACTTCCACCGAGCTTGTTTTTGAGTTCGACCTTGGCTATTCAGATACGAACGTAAAGATAAAAGAATGCGGGATATTCCAACTTCTGGAGGTCCCTCTATTGAGCTTCAGAGATGGCGATGAGGATTAGGAGTCTTTAGACATTGAGAAGAGACTATTTACTTTGTGATTACTTCTCATATTTGAGTCacatataagaaatgaaattcAAGTAGGATATGTTGCttatctataaattacaaatggGTCTCTCACTACGTTCGATATTGCGAATATGATGGTGGAAATTTACATCCCACCTTAAACATACATATAAAACTAGCAATTactttgtaataaaaaaaacttagggtctgactggttaCTATTCTGGAAACAAGAGGAACGAATAGAAAAAGAACGTAGAGGAATAGAATTGCAGGAATGAAAATGAATGGTTGTTCCATCCCATATTTAACAAGGAAttaatttgttctttatttctctacaaaaaaaaaggaatggtagggaatgagaaagaaaaattattccTTATGAATGGTGATTTCTTAAAGGAATGTTAGGGAATGCATTTGTTCCTCGTCATtccttggtcaccattcataccttTAGATTTTTTGCTAAAGTAGCTAATTAGATTCAAAGACTAGGCTCTAGAGTTCGTGTTAACAACGATTTATAAGGAAATAGAAACCTAAATGAATTTTCATTGACAGGCTTTGTTGCTTGCCTCCTAAGAAATAAGAACCCAGAGTTGAGATGCTTCTGTTCAACTAAGTCGATCTTTTAGGTCAGGTTGTTGACCATTAAGCGCAGCTTGTCTCCCTGAAAATCCCCAAACATGGTAACAATTTAACATTGTCATCCATACCTTAAAACTTCTTGAGGGATTTAAAATCAGATATTTTACCGGTTAAGTTTGTATTGGAATGACCAACGTTTAACCGTGAATGAGTTAACACTCCTTCACCACTCATCTCCTTTTGAGAGACAAAACAATTCTAGTAAGCAAACTAGCTTTTGCAAAGCATAAAATGATGTTACTGAACTACGCACCGCAGGTGAAGTAAGGAGAGGGAAAGGTCCAAAGTGACTGCGAATGGAAGGTTCCAACGCGTCTGTGTTGATCATTGCCGGTGCATTAGAAGTGGAAGCAAAATGATTGGTGTGATTAAACAGAGAATCATTGGTTGCTTCTGGAGGAACCACAGGTAGGAGCTGAGAGAGTTGCAATGGGTGTAATGTAGTTCCAGGTAAGCACAGAGGATGTAAGTTTACCCCATTCCTCATTGTCAACATCTGCAaagatcagaaacaaaaaacgaatattattatttcatcGTCTGACAGAGAATAGGCTAAAAATTCTTAAGAACAGCCAAACTTAGTGAATAGTGTGACCTGAACTTGGAGCTGAAGCTGTTTCAGATACTCTATGGCTTCATCAAGCATTGAAGCCTTATCCGTCTTCCCGCAAATGTCATTACattgaataatatatttcagagacaataagaaacaaaagagagaaaaatgatTCATGTGAATGAATATGTATCTTACCTTATTTGAATTAGGGATGAGACTTTGTAAAGCTTTCATCTTTTCATTGATCCTACTTCTTCTTTTCTGTCAGAACATAGTCACATAAGTCTCAAGTAAGCGTAttgtatgaaacaaaaaaagacaagaaaaacaaaacctttTCAGACAAGTTATGAACTTCAGCAGCTCTGCATCTCTTTGATGAGGTACGAGACTTGCAGAGAAGTTCATCGTCAAACACAACTTCTACTCCTTCCTGTTTTGAATTCATTCAAATTAACAAACTTTCATTACAATCCacacaaagtttttttttttgctaaattttgAAATCCACACAAAGTTAAGATCCGTTAGAGAGAACCACTGTTGAAGATTTTGTCGGAAAACAGACAAAGAtggaaacttttagaaaatgcAGAGACAGAGATAAGAGAGAGGAGTTTCAAAGCACCTCGCTTTCACAGTCATACTCGTCGGTCTCGTTCCCGCTAGCTCCAACTGCCGAAGACGAAACACGAGTCCCTGAGCTGTTTCCTTGCGCAATGTTATTATTACCACCACCAACCCTGGAGAAACCATAACACGCGGTGGCGGAGCTTGATCCAACGCCGGAGCCGACTAAAACCTTCGACGTTTGGGGAGAAACGAAACGTCTCGGGTTTTCTGCATGTGGGTCACCGTGAACCACCGTAGTCATCGTCGCCGGAGAATAGTAGGAAGGTAAAGGAGAAGAACGGTCGAAAATATGCCGGAGAAACAGAGAAATCTCGTCGGAAGAAGACGGTGGATTATGATGATTACTATTATTACTACTACGAGTATCGTAAATCGATgtagttgaagaagaagaagatgaaatcaATTTCTTATCAGCCAttactctctcttctctcctttgtTATGgcaagtaagaaaaaaaaaaaacagagtttttGATTTTATGGGGAAgtggagagagaagagagttaTTGTCACGCGCCAGGTTGGAGACAGAGGTTAAAATGATTGGACTGTCATATAGTAAAACGTGACGGTAGCTGTAACATTAACATAAGCAATGAGCTTATGTCAGCTCACggtatgtaaataaaaaagggTTTCCTCGTCGCACGTGAGACACACTACTAAACTAGTActagcagttttttttttttaacgtctaattaattatgctattacaacgatgaaaaatattacatagacgattctacAGTCGACAATTCTACCATCATATGAGAATGCACGTCTGACTGCATCGCTCCGAGCCGCCCTATGAGATCCATGTTCGATGATACGTCCTTGCATCATgctgaagatctcttgtaacCATTTTTCTCTATGATCTACATAATTTGCGTTTTCTGGAGTTTAAACCCCAGATCTCTTGATGTaaaagcattaatgaacccttaATCAAACCACTGAATTAAGGGGACTTCCACACTAGTACTAGCAGttaatttatgatttgttttcctttcatttatgttttttttttctttggtaacAAATTATACAACCTTTTATATGGTTTATCATAGtccaatatttaaaatagaaatctGTTAAGATGCATATGtatattcttcttcttgataTGGATGGAACACAATAGAAATGAAGATtaatttagtttattaaaaacaaatgaattatattttattggAGACACTTTGAACAATTTCGTTAGTTTATAGAAAACGAAGTTATACGTTTTCCGTTGTTTGACAAAAACATTATCCACTTTTAGTAATTTGAACGACAATTCCAATTCTTACTTGCTAGGAATTCAAAAGGAATTAGCATTCAAAACATGTGTGTTTATTGtataatatgaaatattatttattttcaaaaattataatcttactcatatgtaatatttacaagaaataccactcaatttatatttatataagattttctttaaaaatatagtcattcaaattttaatcaaCATAACTAGAAAATTAGAAATAGTCTTTAGAAAtttaagtttataaattttattttacagtACAGATCTTTAGTAATATTACCCTtacttaataaaaaaagaatggtTAGTTAACTAAAAATAGTTTCGAACGCAGCatctcaagaaaaaaaaatatcgcaCAAAACCATTagaaactattatgtaatattaataatacacaaaaGGTTTACAAAACTATTTCCCGACTAATCTTCGTATAATTACCAAATAACTGATTCGGTGCTAGGTTAGGGCCAAGCGTACGTGTCCGTACGCCTAGGTTAACCAAAAAGtttaatactatttttaaaacCGAATATACAATTCTGTCTATAGTTGCCTTAGAAGTTGCACACCAAAATAGACAATGAACACCTTTTAttattcagaagaaaaaaataaacatctaAGTGTATCTGTTtgttaatatgtaaatattagTAAGATAAACAATCCTCTAATTTGTTCGTATTACTCATCCAATAGCAGCTTATAACAGTTTTATTCAAGTTATCTAGTAACTTGTACTACTAAAATTTCACCATTTGATACTCTTACTCCTCTATATAGTTTTTCTCTGCGCTGAAAACATCACTCGTACTTGTTCCATTGATGAACGCGCGCTAACTTCATCATTTGTTTCACTGCAACATTCAACTCAAGTACATTTATCCTCGTATTTACAATTTCTGAACCACAGAAAAAGCAAACGGGAGACAATTACTGAAAGCCTGCAGCAATTTTTCATCGTCCgcttttcaattattttatcaGGGTCCTTTtgttcttctgttttttttttttaatatttaagtaaTCAGAGTGACATGGTAGACAGGTAGAGTCTGGTTAAGTGATTGTAATTTTATATGGAAAACATACACAAGTGCAACATAAAGATAGCTAATGGTGGTTTGGCTTTAAACGGATACTATAGAAAGGgaaatttaaactattttgcttatgttaaaacttaaaacctGGAACAACTAAATCACATCTGTTTTTCATCTTCAATAAACAAATTAACGGGACAAAGCCTCCATAaacaaaaaatgttacaaaaagtTGAAATCACCTTCAGATTACTTTAACGAGACTGCTGGTTTAGTTTATTAAggatgtttttttttcgttttactATATTTGAATTCAGGTAACGCTTGTTAAATTTTCCAAATAGAATGCATATCTCAACTGATAATTGAAGTTATcttattaaaattcaaaatgtaAGCATATGATAGATATGAGAAAGACAAGATTTACACGGCTTCTATAATTTTCAAAGATGTCAATGAAAGGATGGCTGAGATCTTCAATAGCTTTTTCAAAATCAGCATGATgcacttttataattttgtctGGATTCTAACAAGATAGTTGAatgttttctcttctctttttgggGTGGTTTGATGGAATTTCAAGTGAGTCTCGGTATGGTAAAAGACTCATACCTCGTTGTCTTGTCTCCTTTGAAAGTcagtaaacaaaacaaaattttaaaaaatgtgatCCTAAACATCCTTTTCACCTTTTATCCAGGCTCTGTCTTTTCTTATATTGATTATATCCATGCAGCATATCAAATAACCACCTAATTAAGACGTATGATACAGGATACGTAGTTCAAAGTCACGCTACTAGAGTGAGATTATGTTTTTCATCTTAAAAAGTTACTTATCAGAGTCTTCGGAAAATTATATACAATCAGCCACTGCAAAATTTTATCGATCATTTTGGTTTGTGTCCTACAGCCTCTTAAGCGAATGCCACCACCTAATGCGTATCTTTAAGCTTCTGATTTTCACTATTAATCTTCATTTTGCTGATTTATTGATTACTTTAAGGCTCCGAATGGAGAAAGCGGATTTGCGGATCTAGCGGATCGAGCGGAACAAGAGTAGATCAAGCGTTTCGAGTGGTACAAGTGTGGATCGAGCGGATTTTGcggttcaaaacatatatttaaatggtGAATGCGGATAAAAAGTGATCTATATTACTGTACAAgtttatattgatatatataaaatgttatattattaattattttttcatagttaaaattattatattaatttatagacgtaatacattaaaatttctatacatattattattattatttatataagtaTTATTATAACTTGTATTAAACtaaaaattcatttattatttactcatattatttagtttttatgtactacatatttaaataaaaatactaatattttaagATTCTATATAAATAAGCTAAcgaaaaaataaacatattacattttaaataaaattgttaataaaataataaaaagtttgataaaacattaaataaatagaAGTAACATACATATAAAAgtgtgtttctttttgtttaagtAGTTcattatatttctataaaataaatcaaactaaaatataaaacagtATAAACATACTTGGAACACTCCATATTGTTGACATATCTACTGTAGATAGCAGTTCTTTAGTTTTTGTTCATAATATAGAACCACTAGTGattctttattaatttattattttaaaagcagTCTAATTTtaactagaaaaaaaatagtgaaTCGAGAAGAGAAGGTGGTGCATCCGTTTGGGGTGGGTGATCCACTTTTTATATGCTCTCCATTCCTATTCCTAGCCTAATGGGATACTTTTTTTGTTCACTTACTTTAAAGGGATACTTAAAAACATAACATgatcgatatatatatatcctgcGAGAGGGACCCCGAGATTGTTAGGGTCTCTTACATAAATTCATCATCACACGTAAAAATTCAAATGAGACCCCGAGACAACTCCCCActtggaaccttttttttttatttttaaaaaggctagttgtatattttgaaaaggaATTTACAGTAAGACCATCTctaatgtattttgatattttcacctctaaaataggggaactctataatagaggtgaGATATGCTCAAATGTATTCTCCTAAAATAGtaatttctaaaatatagagtaaaagaTAGATGAATGCTAtttctttctctataaatagaggaaaaaatagaaatctttattatagaggaaaaaatagaggtgggttggagcattttcacctctataatagcatttagcaATGAGTCGGAGATGCTCTGGTTTCAACTTCTGTAAAAAGTGTAGTATATCCTCACTACATGACCTctttccaataaaaaaaaagtatcctCACTCCGTAAGTTAGAGTCGCTAATGACTAAAGTCTGATAGTACCAAACAACGCAATCATTCATAGAACGTAAGCTGATATTATTATTAAGGCAGTACGCGAGGCCTTTTTAAGCGTCGTTCATTTTGCAATCATATTGTTAACAACTTAACATTAAATAGTGATAAAAAGTTATCAGCCCagtcaaattaaatatattaaattgtgTCCAGGTAAATtgatcattttttatatttttggtcaaGATGATATAATTTCAGTTTGAAGATTTTCCACCAAAGTAAAGATTGGACGATtaagtcgacaaaaaaaaaaagattggacGGTTGGGTAAGCAAGTGGATTGAGGGAGCCTAGAGATGCGCAAAAACTAAACTTAATTTCACAAAACCTTGCATGATCTGACGGTGGGGGTTTCACGAGAGAAGGTGGTGGAAGGTGCTGAGAATCTGGTGTGAGTGACATCGTCCTTTTAAAGGTATTCCCAAGATGAATATAAAGTAGATGTGTCGTAGTTTCATACTTTCATTGGCATATAAGTACAAGATTGAAGTAGGATTGGACTTTCGTTGTGTACTTCGTTAATACGTACTCTAAAGTCTTTAACTTCTTACAACAATCCAATCACTTTGACTCTCTATGTTACGCGTGAATATTGGCGCGTTAATCACACACGTAGAGGCAGTCGAAAGAATCATGGTTGTCAGAAGAATCTTGTTAAAAGATATGAAAGTGTAAAACTGACTCAAGTATTCATAGTTAAAGTTTTTTGGgtgttatattttctatatataatctTAAGTTGGACGAACACAATAGATACATAATTTACCGTTTAGTTTATAGAATTTTGATTAAATCTGTTGTACATGTCTGACTAAATGTTTAAGGCGCCAAGCGTTGATTCACAGTTTCGCGTTGATTCACCGTCCGTTTAGCGCATAGAGCTTTTTGGAACACTGATTATAATGGTCAATCCGAAGGttttatacaattatttatgaagtattattagtttatatattttgattgattttgaaattcatatagtatttacaaattcaagtaaaatatatagattttcaaACTTTCTCGGAttagatttataaatcttgAGGTTTtcagatttgagtctttgtatttttaacaaagaaatctatataaatctattcaaattcattataaaatcaaatctattaataaatttgtat
The sequence above is drawn from the Brassica napus cultivar Da-Ae chromosome A8, Da-Ae, whole genome shotgun sequence genome and encodes:
- the LOC106361417 gene encoding transcription factor SPATULA-like isoform X2 → MADKKLISSSSSSTTSIYDTRSSNNSNHHNPPSSSDEISLFLRHIFDRSSPLPSYYSPATMTTVVHGDPHAENPRRFVSPQTSKVLVGSGVGSSSATACYGFSRVGGGNNNIAQGNSSGTRVSSSAVGASGNETDEYDCESEEGVEVVFDDELLCKSRTSSKRCRAAEVHNLSEKKRRSRINEKMKALQSLIPNSNKTDKASMLDEAIEYLKQLQLQVQMLTMRNGVNLHPLCLPGTTLHPLQLSQLLPVVPPEATNDSLFNHTNHFASTSNAPAMINTDALEPSIRSHFGPFPLLTSPAEMSGEGVLTHSRLNVGHSNTNLTGRQAALNGQQPDLKDRLS
- the LOC106361417 gene encoding transcription factor SPATULA-like isoform X1, encoding MADKKLISSSSSSTTSIYDTRSSNNSNHHNPPSSSDEISLFLRHIFDRSSPLPSYYSPATMTTVVHGDPHAENPRRFVSPQTSKVLVGSGVGSSSATACYGFSRVGGGNNNIAQGNSSGTRVSSSAVGASGNETDEYDCESEEGVEVVFDDELLCKSRTSSKRCRAAEVHNLSEKKRRSRINEKMKALQSLIPNSNKVRYIFIHMNHFSLFCFLLSLKYIIQCNDICGKTDKASMLDEAIEYLKQLQLQVQMLTMRNGVNLHPLCLPGTTLHPLQLSQLLPVVPPEATNDSLFNHTNHFASTSNAPAMINTDALEPSIRSHFGPFPLLTSPAEMSGEGVLTHSRLNVGHSNTNLTGRQAALNGQQPDLKDRLS